GGAGGAGCCACCGTTGTTGGTGACATTGACTGTGACCTGGAAAGGATTGGGCTCAACGCCGTTGCTGGTGCACTCGAGGCCGGGGGTGCCGACGCCGAGGGCCAACTGGCCGGGCTGAACGACGAGTTCGCCAACACCGTAATAGGTGGCGACGGTGCGGGTGCCATTGGCCGGTACCGGCTGCTCGTCCCACAGATAACGGACGGCGGAATCGCCATAGGGGCTGCCGGAGCAGGCTTCATTCCAGCAAACGCCGACGAAATGCGGCCACGAGCCGAAACCGATATGATCGGGGGTGATGGCCGCGCCGCCAACGAACGTGCCGCGACCGACAAGGCTGCCGGAAGCCGGAATGGCATCCCAGTAGGGATAAGCATAGGGAGCATCGAGGCAGGTTTCCACGGTCTCATAGGTGGGGCCGAGGTAAAGCTGCGCGGCGTCGTCGCCGTCCACCGTGGTGTCATACTCATACATCACGCCGATGGTGTGAGTCGCGCCGGTGGGGTCGTTATTCGTGACGATGGTGCGGGTGAGGATGGCGCCGGTTGTGGCGGTAAAGGCCACCGGCGTATGAATGACCTGCACGTTCAGATAACTCAGCAGGGTGTAGTTCGTCGTGATGCTCGTGCCGTCATCGGTAAAACCATTATAAGTCGCCGATCCGTCGCACTGGAAAGCGTCCAGACGATAGTGCGCACCATCTACCGCCACGATAATGTGGCTGGTTCCCGGTTCGGACGGATAGTAGTACAGCAGGCTTCGGCCATCGGCGGTACCGATGTTGAAGTCTCCTGCATCGTTGATCTGAACGCACACGAGCGAGTTGCACAACCGGTCTGCGTAATCCAGAGCGCCGTTCGAATGGCGGGGAGCCAGGGAGGCTTTCCATGCCGCGTATTCGGATGGCGTCGCGTTGGACGGTAGAACCAGCGCGGTACCCGCCAGCGAAAGCGTACAGAACGCCGCCAGCAAAAGTAAAACGATAAGACTCTTCTTCATGATTTCATCCTCTTTCTTCCCTTAGAATTATTTCCTCAAACGAATCGCTTGCGGATGGAGGTGCGCAAACATCGGAAGGGCAATCGCGAAAACCGCCACAGGCAAATTGCAAGAGCAGATCCACACACGAAACCGTGTCAGTTTGCACGTCCTAAACTTAGCATCTTTGCCTTACGCGATCAAGTGATTGATGCATTTTCTGCGGATAATGTCAAGCTGTTTTTGAATAGCTGTGACCATAGTTGGTATACTTAATGGCGTTCGCACAGTCTCACTGCCAGTTTTCAAAGGGTTAGACAGCCCTTTTGACCCATAATGAATAACTACCCGCGGGTCTCGAATCTGTTTCCCTCTCACAACCGAAGTTATCCACACAAAAGTGACCCGGAATATCGCGCAAAAAACGCTTCCGAAACTGGCGGATCGCACGTTGCGCACCCATCCGGCGCGCTCTTCCCGATTCTACAGACCCTCCCGAAGAGGCACACTCAAAAAAAGTGGCCACCAAATGAGAGGCTGCCTCTCGATCTCTGGAGGAGCATGGACGCGAGCCTGTTTTACCGACCCGTTGGATCAGGGCGACGTGTCGTGCAAAATGCACGACGAAAACTTAAAGCGCTGTCCGCTTTTTGCGCGCGCGCGATGCACGCTGCATGGAGCGCCCGCGCGCCATCGAGAATTTACCGCACGGGAAAGGCCAGGATCCTTTTCCCGTACGGTGCGCGGTGTGAACCGGAATTGCCGTGGCGGAACATCTCCGTGCGGTGAGCCGCAAAGTCAGCAATTGAGACTTGAATATCTGTTGGTAATTACGCGCCGCGTTTACCTTGCCTCGCAGGTTTCGTCCGGCGGCGGAGCGAACCGCATAAAAAGAGGACCGCCTCATGTGAGGCGGTCCTCCGCTGAATACGTTGTCTGTAGGATGACTACTTGAGCAGGAGCATCTTTCTGACGGCGGAATAACCGTTGGCTTCGACACGGTAGACGTACAATCCGCTGGGCAGACTGGCCGCGTCAAAGTTCACCGTGTGGCGGCCCTGCGGCAGCGAACTGTTGACCAGCGTGGCGACCTCCTGCCCCACCATGTTGTACACCCGCAGCGTCGTGAACCCTTCTTCCTTCAGATCGAAACTGATGGAGGTTGACGGGTTGAAGGGATTGGGGTAGTTCTGGTTCAACGCGTAATCGGTGACCGCACCGGCGCCGGCAATCGGCGTGGCGGCGGCAGTATGCAGTTCCTGCCGTCCGCCGTTGACATCCACCGCCATCAGAGCATAGCTGTAAGCGGTGCCGTTAGCCGCATGGACATCGATGAAAGCATAGGTGTGACCCGTGGCATCGTTGCCTTTGGTCGGCACCTCGGAAATCGACACGCCGTCGCGCATGATCTCGAAATGGTCATTCAGCGCCTCGGAGGCGGTGGTCCAGTTCAGCGTGACCGCATTGTCACCGCCAATCGCATCAAAGTCCGCGAGGGAGACATTCAACATGACATCGCACAGCAGATAATCTTCCACCTCGCCGAGATAGTCGAAACCAAAGGGCAGACCATACAGGTGGTGATCCGTGGAATCATTTCCCTGCACCAGCGGACAGTGGAACGTCGAATCGGCGAATACGGCGCCATAGCCGTAGCCAAAGCGGCCAAAGGGATGACTGCCCAGCCGAAACCGGAAGATGCCCGGATAGTGCGAGCCCTGCGTGCGGACGCCGGGATTGAGGAAGCTATAGAGATGAATCCCCGGCGTGACGACCGAATCCTGAATAATCCATTCTGAAGCGGAGCCGCCGCAGGCCTCCTGATCGAAGTTGCCGCTCTGATCGCCATCCAGCCATGCGCTGAGATACAAATGCCCGCCGCTCTGAGCATAAGCGGCATAGTTGGAACCTGCGGTAACCATCACCGCCGCGGTGACCATGGCACACGGTTCCCAGGGCACGCCGAAGAAGGCCGCGCCGTCGGTGCAGGGATCCAGGGACGTGGCTTGCTGCTGCGATGCCGCATTGCCAAAGCAATCGCTGGTCAAGGATGTGCAGACTGCGGGTGTATCTTCGGCGGTGATGCAGGGTCCGAGCCAGGCGATACCGGACAGGCCGTGGCCGGGATTATTGGTCAAGGTCGGATAACACGGAATCAGATTGCCCATATCCACCCCCGTGTAAGGCCACGGCGGTTGGGCGTAGGATGCCAGTGCGAGCAGAGCAAGTACACCGGCCAAAATTGCTGCCTTTTTCATCATCACATCTCCTCATCAAATCCTGTTTCGTCGTCATGACATAATGCAATCAAACTATTTCTATGGCGGAAAATGCCGTCCCAAGGCAGGCGGAGCCCACCTGCGCGCAGACTCTGTCCACAGTAATATACTCCCATATCTATGGGCGGACAACTCTTACTCGATGGCTGTTTTCGCAAACTTTCCCAAGGCCCAAAACCAGGAACATACTCACACATGTCTGTTTTCTGTATTTGCCGATCTTTGTCACGGAGCCTGAATTTCTGTCCCGGCAAACTCCTGTGCCGCCTCTCCGCCGCCATAGATCGATCCGGTCTTGCACGAAGCGCATTTCAGAGAGGCGGGCGTCTGTGATCAGGAATGACTGTGCCGGGAAGCGCGGGTTTTGGGGGCTTGACTCTAAGTTGCGCAGTTCGTACATTTCAGATGCGGTTTTTTCAATCGGATATGTCCTATCCCATTCGCAGTTTGGCTTTTTCCGTCTCACCTTCATCACCCTTGTCACAATGATCGTGGCCGACACAAACTCCGTATTCAGCATGAGGAGCTGGCACATGTTGCACCGTGTGTGAGTGCCCGGCCGGATAGCGGCAGTTTGTCGCTTGATACCCCACGTTATCGTGTGACGGTGCGCTGAGCCCCCTCTCTTTTCTCTTCCCCCTCTCTCCCATCGTCATCTTCCGGGTTCCGGCTTTCAGCTTGTATGCCTTGCGGCAGCACACGAGCGGTTTGCTCGCGCCCTGCCGTGCGTTGCGGGCGCACTCCATTCGGTCCTGCCGGTGTGGTCGGCCTCTTGTTCTCCGGATTTTTCATCGGAGCAAATCTCCGATCTTAAGCATCCATCACCAGAAAAAGAGGTTGTCATGAGCGAAGATTATCGAAAGATGTGGGAAGGGCTGGGATTGGACCTGGCCGCCCACGACGCATTGCTGAGCGTGCTGGGCCAGGGCTATCAGCAACTGTTCCTGTCGCAGAAGAACCGTCCGGCGGGCATGGGCTATTTTGATTTTGTGATGAGTGAAGTTCACGGCCTGCGGGTGAAGGAACTGCTTGACGCCAAGGCGGCGGGACGCAAGGTGATCGGCGCCTTCTGC
This sequence is a window from bacterium. Protein-coding genes within it:
- a CDS encoding T9SS type A sorting domain-containing protein, whose amino-acid sequence is MMKKAAILAGVLALLALASYAQPPWPYTGVDMGNLIPCYPTLTNNPGHGLSGIAWLGPCITAEDTPAVCTSLTSDCFGNAASQQQATSLDPCTDGAAFFGVPWEPCAMVTAAVMVTAGSNYAAYAQSGGHLYLSAWLDGDQSGNFDQEACGGSASEWIIQDSVVTPGIHLYSFLNPGVRTQGSHYPGIFRFRLGSHPFGRFGYGYGAVFADSTFHCPLVQGNDSTDHHLYGLPFGFDYLGEVEDYLLCDVMLNVSLADFDAIGGDNAVTLNWTTASEALNDHFEIMRDGVSISEVPTKGNDATGHTYAFIDVHAANGTAYSYALMAVDVNGGRQELHTAAATPIAGAGAVTDYALNQNYPNPFNPSTSISFDLKEEGFTTLRVYNMVGQEVATLVNSSLPQGRHTVNFDAASLPSGLYVYRVEANGYSAVRKMLLLK